The following proteins come from a genomic window of Micromonospora echinofusca:
- the dinB gene encoding DNA polymerase IV translates to MSREASILHADLDAFYASVEQRDDPRLRGRPVIVGGGVVLACSYEAKARGVRSAMGGRQARRLCPEAIVVPPRMAAYTAASRAVFEIFRHTTPIVEGLSIDEAFLDVGGLRRLVGPPADIAARLRRDVREGVGLPITVGVARTKFLAKVASGVAKPDGLLVVPPDGEVAFLHPLPVERLWGVGPVTATKLRERRIRTVGQVARLGEATLVSLLGVGVGRHLHALAHNRDPRPVQVGRRRSSMGAQHALGAVPHSPAELEAILAGLVDRVTRRMRAASRSGRTVTLRLRFGDYTRATRSRTVAKATADTVPLLGAARTLLRAALPEIERRGVTLLGVSVGNLDDFPVQPPLPFERDPGADLDAAVDAVRDRFGSGALTRAVLLGRNPGLEMPLLPD, encoded by the coding sequence GTGTCGCGCGAGGCCAGTATCCTGCACGCCGACCTTGACGCGTTCTACGCGTCGGTCGAGCAGCGGGACGATCCGCGCCTGCGCGGCCGGCCGGTCATCGTCGGCGGCGGCGTCGTCCTCGCGTGCAGCTACGAGGCGAAGGCCCGCGGCGTCCGCAGCGCCATGGGCGGCCGGCAGGCCCGGCGGCTCTGCCCCGAGGCGATCGTCGTGCCGCCGAGGATGGCCGCCTACACGGCGGCGAGCCGCGCGGTGTTCGAGATCTTCCGGCACACCACCCCGATCGTCGAAGGGCTCTCCATCGACGAGGCGTTCCTCGACGTGGGCGGTCTGCGCCGGCTGGTCGGCCCGCCCGCCGACATCGCGGCCCGCCTGCGCCGGGACGTACGTGAGGGGGTCGGCCTGCCGATCACCGTGGGGGTGGCCCGCACGAAGTTCCTCGCCAAGGTCGCCAGCGGGGTCGCCAAGCCCGACGGCCTGCTGGTCGTCCCGCCCGACGGGGAGGTGGCGTTCCTGCACCCGCTGCCGGTGGAGCGGCTGTGGGGCGTCGGGCCGGTGACCGCCACGAAGCTGCGCGAGCGACGCATCCGTACGGTCGGACAGGTCGCCCGCCTCGGCGAGGCGACGCTGGTCTCGTTGCTCGGCGTGGGCGTCGGGCGGCACCTGCACGCCCTCGCGCACAACCGCGACCCCCGGCCGGTGCAGGTCGGCCGCCGGCGCTCCTCGATGGGTGCGCAGCACGCCCTCGGCGCGGTCCCGCACTCCCCCGCCGAGCTGGAGGCGATCCTCGCCGGCCTGGTCGACCGGGTGACCCGGCGCATGCGGGCGGCGTCGAGGTCCGGCCGGACGGTGACGTTGCGCCTGCGCTTCGGCGACTACACCCGCGCGACGCGCTCCCGCACGGTGGCCAAGGCGACCGCCGACACGGTCCCGCTGCTCGGCGCGGCGCGCACGCTGCTGCGGGCCGCGCTGCCCGAGATCGAGCGGCGAGGCGTGACCCTGCTCGGCGTGTCGGTCGGGAACCTGGACGACTTCCCCGTCCAGCCGCCGCTGCCGTTCGAGCGCGACCCGGGGGCGGACCTGGACGCGGCCGTGGACGCGGTGCGCGACCGGTTCGGGTCGGGGGCGCTCACCCGGGCGGTGCTGCTCGGCCGTAACCCCGGCCTGGAGATGCCGCTGCTGCCGGACTGA
- a CDS encoding peptidoglycan recognition protein family protein, protein MHVEDSALDRRTLLRAGLGAATVAVVGSQLALPDAAHADPGSDLDWIYSCDEWGARPPADPLSVSAIPTNKIIVHHMAFPNVTDHSEAQAVKLARDCQNLHMDGNGWSDTGQHFTISRGGYVMEGRRGSLERLRAGDRQMISAHCPGENGRAIGIENEGTYVTETPPEALLDSLVALCATICRRYGLHAHDIFGHWDFRTTLCPGAAFYRQFPTLRRRVFEELGTDLGDVPARRWPDLWRFVGSPSVRVVQYLLAHRGYAVPVNSVFDAATVAAVQDWQYRNGIGVDVDATLTAPTWETLVPELGRDATGLPVTAVQFLLNFRGHIEVTPTGEYDHPTKMAVKDLQRVHGLPAHGKLDVDTWCALVGGVVRRSFRH, encoded by the coding sequence ATGCACGTCGAGGATTCCGCACTGGACCGCCGGACCCTGCTGCGCGCCGGCCTCGGCGCCGCCACGGTCGCGGTCGTCGGCAGCCAGCTCGCCCTGCCGGACGCCGCCCACGCGGACCCCGGCTCCGACCTGGACTGGATCTACAGCTGCGACGAGTGGGGCGCGCGCCCGCCGGCGGACCCGCTGTCGGTCAGCGCCATCCCCACCAACAAGATCATCGTGCACCACATGGCCTTCCCCAACGTCACCGACCACTCCGAGGCGCAGGCGGTCAAGCTGGCCCGCGACTGCCAGAACCTGCACATGGACGGCAACGGCTGGTCCGACACCGGCCAGCACTTCACCATCAGCCGCGGCGGCTACGTCATGGAGGGGCGCCGGGGCAGCCTGGAGCGGCTGCGGGCCGGGGACCGGCAGATGATCTCGGCGCACTGCCCGGGCGAGAACGGCCGCGCCATCGGCATCGAGAACGAGGGCACGTACGTCACCGAGACGCCCCCGGAGGCCCTGCTGGACTCGCTGGTCGCGCTCTGCGCCACCATCTGCCGGCGGTACGGACTGCACGCCCACGACATCTTCGGCCACTGGGACTTCCGTACCACGCTCTGCCCCGGGGCCGCCTTCTACCGGCAGTTCCCCACCCTGCGCCGCCGGGTCTTCGAGGAACTCGGCACCGACCTCGGCGACGTGCCGGCCCGCCGCTGGCCGGACCTGTGGCGTTTCGTCGGCTCCCCCTCCGTGCGGGTGGTGCAGTACCTGCTCGCCCACCGGGGCTACGCCGTACCGGTCAACAGCGTCTTCGACGCCGCCACCGTCGCCGCCGTGCAGGACTGGCAGTACCGCAACGGCATCGGTGTCGACGTCGACGCCACCCTCACCGCGCCCACCTGGGAGACCCTGGTGCCGGAGCTGGGCAGGGACGCCACCGGCCTGCCGGTCACCGCCGTGCAGTTCCTGCTGAACTTCCGGGGCCACATCGAGGTCACCCCCACCGGCGAGTACGACCACCCGACCAAGATGGCCGTCAAGGACCTCCAGCGCGTCCACGGCCTGCCGGCCCACGGCAAGCTGGACGTCGACACCTGGTGCGCGCTCGTCGGCGGCGTCGTACGCCGGTCGTTCCGCCACTGA
- a CDS encoding FMN-binding glutamate synthase family protein: protein MKWASRAVPAAVAAVAALAARDLIQRDHALLRTFPVLGRARYLLESIGPELRQYIVAGNNEERPFTRDQRRWVYASAKQQNNYFGFGTDNDIEFTPGYPIIKHRTFGRAVPPSTPGAGHDARLPCAKVLGAARGRAHAFRPESVVNISGMSFGSLSGNAVEALNRGAALAGCLQNTGEGGLSPYHRKGGDLVFQIGTAYFGCRDERGRFSLDRLRDLVAGAPVRALEIKLSQGAKPSLGGLLPAAKVSAEIAATRGIPQGRDCVSPSRHAEFSDCDSLLDWVELLAAETGLPVGIKSAVGDLGFWEELTTLMRDTGRGVDFVTVDGGEGGTGAAPLIFTDSVSLPFQQGFARVYKVFAERDLHEQVVFVGAGKLGLPDNAVVAFALGCDMVNVGREAMLAIGCIQAQKCHTDTCPTGVATQNPWLARGVDPGSKSVRAANYVRTLRRDLVKVAEACGVEHPGLIDTDSIEVLDGRTASHPLHEVYGYRPEWGLPSAADRAEIVRLMTAEAPQGGTAPPSATAMS, encoded by the coding sequence ATGAAGTGGGCAAGCCGAGCCGTACCCGCCGCCGTCGCCGCCGTCGCCGCCCTCGCCGCGCGTGACCTGATCCAGCGCGACCACGCGTTGCTGCGCACCTTCCCGGTCCTCGGCCGGGCCCGGTACCTGCTGGAGTCCATCGGGCCGGAGCTGCGCCAGTACATCGTCGCGGGCAACAACGAGGAGCGGCCGTTCACCCGCGACCAGCGCCGCTGGGTGTACGCGTCGGCGAAGCAGCAGAACAACTACTTCGGCTTCGGTACCGACAACGACATCGAGTTCACGCCCGGATATCCGATCATCAAGCACCGCACCTTCGGTCGGGCCGTCCCGCCGTCGACGCCCGGCGCCGGGCACGACGCGCGGCTGCCGTGCGCCAAGGTGCTGGGCGCCGCCCGGGGCCGTGCCCACGCGTTCCGGCCCGAGTCGGTGGTGAACATCTCCGGGATGAGCTTCGGCTCGTTGTCCGGCAACGCCGTGGAGGCGCTCAACCGGGGCGCGGCCCTGGCCGGCTGCCTGCAGAACACCGGCGAGGGCGGGCTGTCGCCGTACCACCGCAAGGGCGGTGACCTGGTCTTCCAGATCGGCACCGCGTACTTCGGCTGCCGCGACGAACGCGGCCGGTTCAGCCTCGACCGGCTCAGGGACCTGGTCGCCGGCGCGCCGGTGCGGGCGCTGGAGATCAAGCTCAGCCAGGGTGCGAAGCCCAGCCTCGGCGGCCTGCTGCCGGCGGCCAAGGTCTCCGCCGAGATCGCCGCGACCCGGGGCATCCCGCAGGGGCGCGACTGCGTCAGCCCGTCCCGGCACGCCGAGTTCTCCGACTGCGACAGCCTGCTCGACTGGGTGGAGCTGCTCGCCGCCGAGACCGGTCTGCCGGTCGGCATCAAGTCGGCGGTGGGTGACCTCGGCTTCTGGGAGGAGCTGACCACCCTGATGCGTGACACCGGCCGTGGCGTCGACTTCGTCACCGTCGACGGCGGCGAGGGCGGCACCGGCGCGGCGCCGCTGATCTTCACGGACTCCGTGTCGCTGCCGTTCCAGCAGGGCTTCGCCCGGGTCTACAAGGTCTTCGCCGAGCGCGACCTGCACGAGCAGGTGGTCTTCGTCGGCGCCGGCAAGCTCGGTCTGCCCGACAACGCGGTGGTCGCGTTCGCGCTCGGCTGCGACATGGTGAACGTCGGCCGGGAGGCGATGCTGGCGATCGGCTGCATCCAGGCCCAGAAGTGCCACACCGACACCTGCCCCACCGGCGTCGCCACCCAGAACCCGTGGCTCGCCCGGGGCGTTGACCCCGGCTCGAAGTCCGTCCGCGCCGCCAACTACGTCCGGACGCTGCGCCGGGACCTGGTCAAGGTCGCCGAGGCGTGCGGCGTCGAGCACCCGGGCCTCATCGACACCGACTCGATCGAGGTCCTCGACGGCCGGACCGCCTCGCACCCCCTGCACGAGGTGTACGGCTACCGCCCCGAGTGGGGCCTGCCGTCCGCCGCCGACCGGGCGGAGATCGTGCGGTTGATGACGGCGGAGGCCCCGCAGGGCGGCACCGCCCCGCCCTCGGCGACCGCGATGTCCTGA
- a CDS encoding phosphotransferase family protein codes for MRQGAVGHVRLVERQGRRLVEKRMTEPSRHDAEVLALRALAHTGMPVPELVEVRPGSILMTLMPGERLDSEDADVRLDGLRASATLLRRLHELPPPDGLPAAPDDALIIRRYRDAGGPPLPLAIPPAGATVFCHGDWTDGNLLAANGDITAVVDWEAAHLGDPLRELSRAAWGAARKDPRSFDVLVEGYGADPATVQAWLPIHAAELWLWFAEAGPPEYLEKLTAELRSLPTRTDETYRALVDRP; via the coding sequence ATGCGGCAGGGAGCGGTCGGTCACGTCCGGCTGGTGGAGCGCCAGGGGCGCCGCCTGGTCGAGAAGCGGATGACGGAACCGTCCCGCCACGACGCCGAGGTGCTCGCCCTGCGGGCGCTCGCCCACACGGGCATGCCGGTTCCCGAACTCGTCGAGGTCAGGCCCGGCTCGATCCTCATGACGCTCATGCCGGGTGAACGACTGGACAGCGAAGACGCCGACGTGCGACTCGACGGGCTCCGTGCCTCGGCGACACTGCTCCGTCGGCTCCATGAGCTGCCGCCACCTGACGGGCTGCCGGCCGCGCCGGACGATGCGCTGATCATTCGCCGCTACCGCGACGCCGGAGGCCCCCCGCTTCCGCTCGCCATTCCACCGGCCGGTGCCACGGTGTTCTGTCACGGCGACTGGACCGACGGAAACCTCCTCGCCGCGAACGGCGACATCACGGCGGTCGTCGACTGGGAAGCGGCCCACCTCGGCGACCCGCTCAGAGAACTGTCACGTGCGGCCTGGGGCGCCGCGCGGAAGGACCCGCGGTCGTTCGACGTCCTCGTCGAAGGATATGGAGCTGACCCGGCCACGGTCCAAGCCTGGTTGCCGATCCACGCCGCCGAACTCTGGCTGTGGTTCGCCGAAGCCGGGCCGCCCGAGTACCTCGAAAAGCTCACCGCGGAACTGCGGAGCCTACCGACGCGGACGGACGAGACGTATCGCGCTCTCGTCGACCGCCCCTGA
- a CDS encoding amino acid ABC transporter ATP-binding protein: MDTTTSVSLSVRDVHLAFGANRVLRGVDLDVARGATACVIGPSGSGKSTLLRTINRLIEPDRGDVLLDGRSVRGDDPDALRQRVGMVFQQFNLFPHMSVLRNVTLALRRIRKLDADEAAALARDHLELVGLAAKADARPAHLSGGQQQRVAIARALALRPQVMLFDEATSALDPELVKGVLGLMAELSAGGMTMVVVTHEMGFAREVADTVAFMDRGVVLEAGEPAAIFERAAHPRLRRFLSQVL; the protein is encoded by the coding sequence ATCGACACGACGACCTCGGTGAGCCTGAGCGTCCGCGACGTGCACCTCGCCTTCGGGGCGAACCGGGTGCTGCGCGGCGTCGACCTGGACGTGGCGCGCGGAGCGACGGCCTGCGTGATCGGCCCGTCCGGGTCGGGCAAGTCCACCCTGCTGCGTACGATCAACCGGCTCATCGAGCCCGACCGCGGCGACGTGCTGCTCGACGGGCGCAGCGTGCGCGGCGACGACCCGGACGCCCTGCGGCAGCGGGTGGGCATGGTCTTCCAGCAGTTCAACCTCTTCCCGCACATGAGCGTGCTGCGCAACGTCACCCTCGCGCTGCGCCGCATCCGCAAGCTCGACGCGGACGAGGCGGCGGCTCTCGCCCGCGACCACCTGGAGCTGGTGGGGCTGGCGGCCAAGGCCGACGCCCGCCCGGCGCACCTCTCCGGCGGGCAGCAGCAGCGGGTCGCGATCGCCCGCGCGCTGGCGTTGCGCCCGCAGGTGATGCTCTTCGACGAGGCGACCTCCGCCCTGGACCCGGAGCTGGTCAAGGGTGTGCTGGGGCTGATGGCCGAGTTGTCCGCCGGTGGCATGACGATGGTGGTGGTGACCCACGAGATGGGCTTCGCCCGCGAGGTCGCCGACACGGTGGCGTTCATGGATCGCGGCGTGGTGCTGGAGGCCGGTGAGCCGGCCGCGATCTTCGAGCGGGCGGCGCACCCCCGGCTGCGCCGCTTCCTCTCCCAGGTGCTCTAG
- a CDS encoding GNAT family N-acetyltransferase, whose translation MLIRREIPADVDAIRAVHLAAFADPGRPDAVPVEAGLVDALRADDGWLPALSLVAADDAGQVVGHVVCTRGMVAGEPVALGLGPLGVLPAWQRHGVGSALMHAVLGAADALGEALVVLLGHPDYYPRFGFRPAVDLGVTPPQPWGPRYFMARPLSAWRPSIRGGFAYARPFDEL comes from the coding sequence GTGCTGATCAGACGTGAGATCCCCGCCGACGTCGACGCGATCCGGGCGGTGCACCTGGCCGCCTTCGCCGACCCCGGGAGGCCGGACGCCGTACCTGTCGAGGCGGGGTTGGTGGACGCCCTACGGGCCGACGACGGGTGGCTGCCGGCCCTCTCCCTCGTCGCGGCCGACGACGCCGGGCAGGTGGTCGGGCACGTCGTGTGCACCCGGGGCATGGTCGCCGGCGAGCCGGTAGCGCTGGGATTGGGCCCGCTCGGCGTGCTGCCGGCCTGGCAGCGGCACGGCGTCGGCTCCGCGCTGATGCACGCGGTGCTCGGCGCGGCCGATGCGCTCGGGGAGGCGTTGGTGGTGCTGCTCGGGCATCCCGACTACTACCCGCGCTTCGGGTTCCGCCCGGCGGTCGACCTCGGCGTCACCCCGCCGCAGCCGTGGGGGCCGCGCTACTTCATGGCCCGCCCGCTGAGCGCCTGGCGGCCGTCGATCCGGGGCGGGTTCGCCTACGCCCGCCCCTTCGACGAGCTGTAG
- a CDS encoding PP2C family protein-serine/threonine phosphatase gives MAEQSLIGDDERLRRIEAVTDATLSRLDAADLFDELLDRVRDLLDVDTAAILLLDTHAQQLVATAAKGLEEEVRQGFRVSVGRGFAGRIALTRRPVTVEDVVPGSVVNPVLVAMGLRSLLGVPMFARGELIGVLHVGTLRQRHFTDDDVRLLELVADRASLASLARSNNLDHSAALALQRSLLPTQLPGVPGLDLAARYVPGHVAGIGGDWYDVFVLPSGWLGLVIGDVSGHGLQSAVVMGRIRSALRAYALVCDDPAEALTLLDRKVGHFEAGNLTTALYAMISPDRTRIRLSAAGHLRPVLAVPGRSGEPVAVHADPPLGTGRRPPARQHTEVRFPPGAVFVCFTDGLVERRHEVIDVGLGRLADVVRPAPAEQVCATVMGALAAEQPTDDIAMLVVHRLTTSP, from the coding sequence GTGGCCGAGCAGAGCCTCATCGGGGACGACGAACGGTTGCGCCGCATCGAGGCCGTGACCGACGCGACGCTGTCCCGCCTCGACGCCGCCGACCTCTTCGACGAACTGCTCGACCGTGTCCGGGACCTGCTCGACGTCGACACGGCGGCCATCCTCCTGCTGGACACGCACGCCCAGCAGCTCGTGGCCACCGCGGCAAAGGGGCTGGAGGAGGAGGTCCGGCAGGGCTTCCGTGTCTCCGTGGGCCGCGGGTTCGCCGGCCGCATCGCCCTGACCCGACGGCCGGTGACCGTCGAGGACGTCGTTCCCGGCAGCGTGGTCAACCCGGTCCTGGTGGCGATGGGGCTGCGGTCGCTGCTCGGCGTGCCGATGTTCGCCCGGGGCGAGCTGATCGGGGTCCTGCACGTCGGCACGCTGCGCCAACGCCACTTCACCGACGACGACGTACGCCTGCTGGAGCTGGTCGCCGACCGGGCCAGCCTGGCCAGCCTCGCCCGGTCGAACAACCTCGACCACAGCGCCGCCCTCGCCCTGCAACGCAGCCTGCTGCCCACCCAGTTGCCCGGCGTGCCGGGCCTCGACCTGGCCGCCCGCTACGTGCCCGGGCACGTCGCCGGGATCGGCGGCGACTGGTACGACGTGTTCGTCCTGCCGTCGGGCTGGCTGGGCCTGGTCATCGGCGACGTGTCGGGCCACGGCCTTCAGTCGGCCGTGGTGATGGGGCGCATCCGCAGCGCGCTGCGCGCCTACGCGCTGGTCTGCGACGACCCGGCGGAGGCGTTGACGCTCCTCGACCGCAAGGTCGGCCACTTCGAGGCCGGCAACCTGACCACGGCGCTGTACGCCATGATCTCCCCCGACCGCACCCGCATCCGGCTCTCCGCCGCCGGGCACCTGCGTCCCGTCCTCGCCGTACCGGGGCGGTCGGGCGAGCCCGTCGCGGTCCACGCCGACCCCCCGCTCGGCACGGGTCGCCGGCCGCCGGCCCGGCAGCACACGGAGGTGCGGTTCCCACCGGGAGCGGTGTTCGTCTGCTTCACCGACGGCCTCGTCGAACGCCGCCACGAGGTCATCGACGTCGGCCTCGGGCGGCTCGCCGACGTGGTCCGGCCGGCGCCGGCCGAGCAGGTCTGCGCCACGGTGATGGGCGCGCTGGCCGCCGAGCAGCCGACCGACGACATCGCCATGCTGGTCGTCCACCGCCTGACGACGTCGCCCTGA
- a CDS encoding carbohydrate-binding module family 20 domain-containing protein has protein sequence MARSKPPLRVRIPRLFLAAAVVASGASPLVAGTAEPARAAVALNDSEVTANLWEWNWNSVAAACTDHLGPAGYGAVQVAPPQESVSLPNTADGVHPWYEVYQPVSYKLESRFGNRQQFAAMVTACHAAGVRVYVDAVVNHMAGVNNPAGTVGYAGTTFTGYDYPAVPYGYGDFHHPGDNCPTSGGGITDWNDESQVTSCELLSLSDLYTEKEQVRNKIAAYLNDLIGLGVDGFRVDAVKHVKKADFAAILGKLNNTVAENKRPYVAQEIFDGASNDALKARAFIGNGDVLDFAYAKGLRSSFQGSIANLANIPTWNLDAPGANVFAMVTNHDLERDGVVLSYKDGSDYTLANYFALAYPHGKPSVYDSFTWSNRNQSPPATGSGHVTDTVCGGAWTCLTRSTGIKGMVGWANTARNVKTISDFTVVDSNVVGFHRGDRGWIGINDSAAASTAQFVTGLADGAYCDVISGAATAAGCTGATVTVTGGRATVTIPANGAVAIHANARGGPAAKVATTFTATAPLPADRALHLVGDTPALGNGDAGTSVPLTRTATGAWTATVDLPAATAVSYRYLVKSGTTVVEQEATSRTFTTPAGGTTTRTDTYVPGPVGDSVATTFTVTAAVAAGQEVYVVGSVPALGTWAPANAVRLPATGGVFRGVVDLPRSTTVEYKFIKKTAAGVVTWESGANRSLTTPSGGSLTVTETFRGDTAGPVATAFHATATTTFGQNVYVVGNLPALGGWNPANAVALSPADYPVWRATVSLPPNTAVEYKYLKKNPDGSVTWESGGNRSFTTPAGGTSTRTDTWR, from the coding sequence ATGGCACGATCGAAACCGCCCCTGCGCGTGCGCATCCCCCGCCTGTTCCTCGCCGCCGCCGTCGTCGCGTCCGGCGCCAGCCCGCTCGTGGCGGGCACCGCCGAGCCCGCCCGCGCCGCCGTCGCCCTCAACGACAGCGAGGTGACGGCGAACCTGTGGGAATGGAACTGGAACTCCGTCGCGGCTGCCTGCACCGACCACCTCGGCCCGGCGGGCTACGGCGCGGTCCAGGTCGCGCCGCCGCAGGAGTCGGTGAGCCTGCCCAACACCGCCGACGGGGTCCATCCCTGGTACGAGGTGTACCAGCCGGTGTCCTACAAGCTGGAGAGCCGGTTCGGCAACCGCCAGCAGTTCGCCGCCATGGTCACCGCGTGCCACGCCGCCGGCGTACGCGTCTACGTCGACGCGGTCGTCAACCACATGGCCGGCGTCAACAACCCCGCCGGCACCGTCGGCTACGCCGGCACGACCTTCACCGGCTACGACTACCCGGCGGTCCCGTACGGCTACGGCGACTTCCACCACCCCGGCGACAACTGCCCGACCTCCGGCGGCGGCATCACCGACTGGAACGACGAGTCCCAGGTGACCAGCTGCGAACTGCTCTCCCTGTCGGACCTCTACACCGAGAAGGAACAGGTCCGCAACAAGATCGCCGCCTACCTCAACGACCTGATCGGGCTGGGCGTGGACGGGTTCCGCGTCGACGCCGTCAAGCACGTCAAGAAGGCCGACTTCGCGGCCATCCTCGGCAAGCTGAACAACACGGTCGCGGAGAACAAGCGCCCGTACGTCGCCCAGGAGATCTTCGACGGCGCCTCGAACGACGCGCTCAAGGCCCGGGCGTTCATCGGCAACGGCGACGTGCTCGACTTCGCGTACGCCAAGGGTCTGCGCTCCAGCTTCCAGGGCTCGATCGCGAACCTCGCGAACATTCCGACCTGGAACCTCGACGCGCCCGGCGCGAACGTCTTCGCCATGGTCACCAACCACGACCTGGAACGTGACGGGGTGGTGCTGTCCTACAAGGACGGCAGCGACTACACCCTGGCCAACTACTTCGCGCTGGCCTACCCGCACGGCAAGCCCTCGGTCTACGACAGCTTCACCTGGTCGAACCGCAACCAGTCGCCGCCGGCCACCGGCAGCGGCCACGTGACCGACACCGTCTGCGGCGGCGCCTGGACCTGCCTGACCCGCTCCACCGGGATCAAGGGCATGGTCGGCTGGGCCAACACCGCCCGCAACGTCAAGACCATCTCGGACTTCACCGTCGTCGACAGCAACGTCGTCGGCTTTCACCGGGGCGACCGCGGGTGGATCGGCATCAACGACTCCGCCGCCGCCAGCACCGCCCAGTTCGTCACCGGCCTCGCCGACGGCGCGTACTGCGACGTCATCTCGGGTGCCGCCACCGCCGCCGGCTGCACCGGCGCCACGGTCACCGTGACCGGCGGCCGGGCCACCGTCACCATTCCCGCCAACGGCGCGGTCGCCATCCACGCCAACGCCCGCGGTGGCCCCGCCGCGAAGGTCGCCACCACCTTCACCGCGACCGCCCCGCTGCCCGCCGACCGCGCGCTGCACCTGGTGGGTGACACCCCCGCGCTCGGCAACGGCGACGCGGGCACCTCCGTGCCGCTCACCCGCACCGCCACCGGCGCCTGGACGGCGACGGTCGACCTACCGGCGGCCACCGCCGTCTCCTACCGGTACCTGGTCAAGAGCGGAACCACGGTGGTCGAGCAGGAGGCCACCAGCCGCACCTTCACCACCCCCGCCGGCGGGACGACGACCCGGACCGACACCTACGTGCCGGGACCCGTGGGGGACAGCGTCGCCACGACGTTCACCGTCACGGCCGCCGTGGCCGCCGGCCAGGAGGTCTACGTCGTCGGCAGCGTTCCGGCGCTGGGCACCTGGGCGCCGGCGAACGCCGTGCGGCTGCCCGCCACCGGTGGGGTCTTCCGGGGCGTGGTCGACCTGCCCCGGTCCACCACCGTGGAGTACAAGTTCATCAAGAAGACCGCGGCCGGGGTCGTCACCTGGGAGTCCGGCGCGAACCGGAGCCTGACCACCCCGTCGGGCGGCAGCCTCACCGTCACCGAGACCTTCCGCGGCGACACCGCCGGGCCGGTCGCCACGGCCTTCCACGCCACCGCCACCACCACCTTCGGCCAGAACGTGTACGTCGTCGGCAACCTGCCCGCCCTCGGCGGCTGGAACCCCGCGAACGCCGTCGCGCTGTCCCCGGCCGACTACCCCGTCTGGCGGGCCACCGTCAGCCTGCCGCCGAACACCGCCGTCGAGTACAAGTACCTGAAGAAGAACCCCGACGGCTCCGTCACCTGGGAGTCCGGCGGCAACCGGAGCTTCACCACCCCGGCGGGCGGCACCAGCACCCGCACCGACACCTGGCGCTGA
- a CDS encoding dihydrofolate reductase family protein, which produces MGLIHIELFATLDLVGQAPGGPEEDPAGFPFGGWQAPLLDAVSGAQVAAAYEGTDALLLGRRTYDIFAAHWPHQEGGEDNEIATLFNRVPKYVASRGRPDLSWAGSTQLGPDLVGAVREIRDRHEHVKVVGSLNLVQTLLREKLFDRLDLWVHPIVLGVGKKVFDGGAVPTNVTLLEPPVANPRGTVYLRYGLADGAPATGDMSAPDRGAGRDD; this is translated from the coding sequence ATGGGCCTGATCCACATCGAGCTGTTCGCAACCCTCGACCTCGTCGGGCAGGCGCCCGGCGGTCCCGAGGAGGACCCGGCGGGGTTCCCGTTCGGCGGCTGGCAGGCGCCCCTGCTGGACGCGGTCTCCGGGGCGCAGGTCGCTGCCGCCTACGAGGGCACCGACGCCCTCCTGCTCGGCCGGCGGACGTACGACATCTTCGCCGCCCACTGGCCGCACCAGGAGGGTGGCGAGGACAACGAGATCGCCACGCTCTTCAACCGCGTCCCGAAGTACGTGGCCTCCCGGGGTAGGCCCGACCTCTCGTGGGCCGGCTCCACCCAGCTCGGCCCGGATCTGGTCGGCGCGGTGCGCGAGATCCGTGACCGGCACGAGCACGTGAAGGTCGTCGGGAGCCTGAACCTGGTGCAGACCCTCCTGCGCGAGAAGCTCTTCGACCGACTCGACCTCTGGGTGCACCCGATCGTGCTCGGCGTCGGCAAGAAGGTCTTCGACGGTGGCGCGGTGCCCACGAACGTCACCCTCCTCGAACCGCCGGTGGCCAACCCGCGCGGCACCGTCTACCTGCGCTACGGGCTCGCCGACGGCGCGCCCGCAACGGGGGACATGAGCGCACCCGATCGCGGTGCCGGGCGCGACGACTGA